A genomic segment from Gracilinanus agilis isolate LMUSP501 chromosome 1, AgileGrace, whole genome shotgun sequence encodes:
- the PTGER4 gene encoding prostaglandin E2 receptor EP4 subtype produces the protein MSSPANVSAIVAPGNQPGHLPPVTIPAVMFIFGVVGNLIAIVVLCKSRKEQKETTFYTLVCGLAVTDLLGTSLVSPVTIATYVKGEWPGGEGLCEYSTFILLFFGLSGLSIICAMSIERYLAINHAYFYSHYVDKKLAGLTLFAVYVSNVLFCALPSMGLGSSTRQFPYTWCFIDWRTNVTTHAAFSYMYAGFSSFLILVTVLCNVLVCMALIRMHRQFVRRTSLGTDSHHHAAAAVVSAASSSLASCSAVPRLSDFRRRRSFRRIAGAEIQMVILLIATSLVVLICSIPLVVRVFVNQLYQPEIEKDISKNLDLQAIRIASVNPILDPWIYILLRKTVLSKAIEKIKCLFCRIGGGHRERSGGNFNCTEGHRTSAMSSHSRSFISRELKEISSTSQTLLYMPELSESGIGGRNLLPGAGPGLPPSDTTSLRTMRSSETSDSSQGQDSESVILVDEAGGNSRVAGPAHKGGSLQVTFPNEILNFSEKCI, from the exons ATGTCCTCCCCTGCGAACGTCTCTGCCATTGTGGCACCCGGGAACCAGCCGGGTCATCTCCCTCCCGTGACAATTCCAGCGGTGATGTTCATCTTCGGCGTGGTGGGCAACCTGATAGCTATTGTGGTGCTGTGCAAATCTCGAAAGGAGCAAAAAGAGACGACCTTCTACACGTTGGTCTGCGGCCTGGCAGTCACCGATCTGCTGGGCACATCGCTGGTCAGCCCGGTCACCATTGCTACCTATGTGAAGGGAGAGTGGCCCGGGGGCGAGGGGTTGTGTGAATACAGTACCTTCATCCTTCTCTTCTTCGGCCTCTCCGGCCTCAGCATCATTTGCGCCATGAGCATCGAACGCTACCTGGCCATCAACCACGCCTACTTTTATAGCCACTACGTGGACAAGAAGCTGGCCGGTCTCACGCTCTTTGCAGTTTATGTCTCCAACGTGCTCTTCTGCGCCCTGCCCAGCATGGGGCTCGGGAGCTCCACGCGTCAATTCCCTTACACTTGGTGCTTCATAGATTGGCGCACCAACGTGACCACTCACGCCGCCTTCTCCTACATGTATGCTGGCTTTAGCTCCTTCCTCATCCTCGTTACGGTCCTCTGTAACGTGCTGGTCTGCATGGCCCTCATCCGAATGCACCGACAGTTCGTGCGTCGTACGTCGCTGGGCACTGACAGCCACCACCATGCTGCGGCTGCAGTGGTCTCCGCTGCCTCCTCCAGCCTGGCCTCCTGCTCCGCTGTCCCTAGGCTCAGTGATTTTCGTAGACGCAGAAGCTTCCGCCGAATTGCTGGGGCAGAGATCCAGATGGTCATCTTACTCATTGCAACGTCTTTGGTGGTGCTCATCTGCTCCATCCCTCTCGTG GTACGTGTCTTTGTGAACCAGCTATACCAACCAGAAATTGAGAAAGATATCAGCAAGAACCTTGACCTGCAGGCTATCCGAATTGCTTCAGTGAACCCTATTCTAGACCCTTGGATCTACATCCTTCTCCGAAAAACAGTGCTCAGTAAAGCAATAGAGAAAATCAAATGCCTTTTTTGTCGCATTGGTGGGGGTCACAGAGAACGATCAGGGGGCAACTTTAACTGCACAGAAGGCCACAGGACATCTGCTATGTCCAGCCACTCAAGGTCGTTCATTTCCCGGGAGTTGAAGGAGATCAGCAGCACCTCCCAGACTCTCCTTTATATGCCAGAACTCAGTGAATCTGGCATTGGTGGTCGTAATTTGTTGCCAGGAGCTGGGCCTGGGCTACCCCCATCAGATACCACCTCGCTAAGGACTATGCGGAGCTCAGAGACTTCAGATTCCTCCCAGGGGCAAGACTCAGAGAGTGTGATATTGGTGGATGAAGCTGGTGGAAACAGTAGGGTAGCAGGACCTGCACATAAGGGAGGCTCCCTGCAAGTCACTTTCCCTAATGAAATATTAAACTTTTCAGAAAAGTGTATATAG